The proteins below are encoded in one region of Planctopirus limnophila DSM 3776:
- a CDS encoding YceH family protein has protein sequence MDTSHTEVFPLKSLSRKQRRVLGTLIEKGITTPEQYPLTLKATVTGCNQKNNREPISNYEEDAVYQVLDELREMGLVAFIQTETGRTERYRHYCRQKLSISEPQLAILTELLLRGRQQLGELRTRASRMCAIDSQDELKTQLKGLLDRQWIRANGPLDRRGVEVDHNLYAPGENHEPLAQLADEQPTTSITHKFEPASPSESDRNGTQQVVAAHAPGSVLSRLEESHEEMKSRLSALEAQVSALKDALDDLRRQLGA, from the coding sequence ATGGACACCTCCCACACAGAAGTTTTTCCCCTCAAGTCGCTCTCCAGGAAGCAGCGTCGAGTTCTCGGCACGCTGATTGAGAAGGGAATTACGACGCCGGAACAGTATCCGCTGACTCTCAAGGCCACAGTCACTGGTTGCAATCAGAAGAATAATCGAGAGCCGATTTCCAACTACGAGGAAGACGCTGTCTATCAGGTGCTTGATGAACTTCGCGAGATGGGGCTGGTGGCGTTTATTCAGACCGAGACGGGTCGCACCGAGCGTTATCGGCACTATTGCCGCCAGAAGCTTTCCATCAGCGAGCCACAACTGGCCATACTCACGGAACTCCTGTTACGCGGTCGTCAGCAACTGGGAGAGTTGAGAACTCGCGCCAGCCGGATGTGTGCGATTGATTCTCAAGACGAGTTGAAGACACAACTGAAAGGTTTGTTAGATCGCCAGTGGATTCGTGCCAATGGCCCGCTCGACCGACGTGGCGTGGAGGTCGATCATAATCTTTACGCACCGGGTGAAAATCACGAACCGCTCGCACAACTCGCCGATGAACAGCCGACGACCTCGATCACTCACAAGTTTGAACCAGCCTCTCCGAGTGAAAGCGACCGCAATGGTACCCAGCAAGTGGTTGCTGCACATGCTCCGGGTTCGGTACTCAGTCGTCTCGAAGAGTCTCACGAAGAGATGAAAAGCCGCCTGAGTGCGCTGGAAGCACAGGTGTCGGCACTGAAGGACGCTCTTGACGATCTGCGGCGCCAATTGGGGGCCTGA